A single genomic interval of Nostoc commune NIES-4072 harbors:
- a CDS encoding GIY-YIG nuclease family protein encodes MALETNLSSLAALEYIPYIDDRGQLPEQFQGKIGVYAIFDQEKVLQFVGYSRDVYLSLKQHLVRQAQQCYWVKVQTIERPSRTILENTENAWIAENGSVPWGNGDQKEKWTHPIDIKVVMTPEEQANYQNPANDELAQIKILKNVARRVEAEISTHLLEVRGLQMQIRFNPKLKEEGLLDLK; translated from the coding sequence ATGGCTCTTGAAACAAATCTTTCTTCTTTGGCAGCCCTAGAATACATTCCTTACATTGACGATCGCGGTCAATTACCCGAACAATTTCAAGGTAAAATCGGTGTCTATGCTATCTTTGACCAAGAAAAAGTGCTGCAATTTGTAGGATATTCCCGTGATGTTTACCTCAGCCTCAAACAGCATTTAGTCCGTCAGGCACAGCAATGTTATTGGGTAAAAGTTCAAACTATTGAACGCCCTAGTCGCACAATTTTAGAAAATACTGAAAATGCTTGGATTGCTGAAAATGGCAGTGTCCCTTGGGGAAATGGGGATCAAAAAGAAAAATGGACTCATCCCATTGATATCAAAGTGGTAATGACACCTGAAGAACAGGCAAATTATCAAAATCCAGCTAATGATGAATTAGCACAAATAAAAATTCTTAAAAATGTGGCGCGGAGAGTAGAAGCAGAAATTTCAACCCATTTATTAGAAGTGCGTGGTTTGCAAATGCAAATTCGCTTCAATCCGAAATTGAAAGAAGAAGGTTTACTAGATTTGAAATGA